The following nucleotide sequence is from Chromobacterium rhizoryzae.
GCCACGCTCACTGTCGTCGTCGACGTTCACTGCCATGGAAAACGTGATGCCATGCTCGGGATGGGTGATCCACAACGCCTGGCGCGCGCGCTCAAAGCCGAAGTTGTTGCTGTAGGCGTACTCGTCGTAGCCCTTGAGCGAGCCGTTGACGATCAACCGCTGCAACTGGATCAACTGGTGCCAGTGGCCGAGTAGCAGCACGTCGTAGGCCATGTCGACCTGGCCAGCGCGAGAGCGCTTCTTGTGGTCGCCACGGATGATCGGGCCGAGCGCACCGATCATGCCGTCGCCGCCGCGGAACTGGTCGCCGTGCGTCAGGAGATAGCGGGTGCCGTAAACGCGGTAGTAGGCGTCCGGGCCATCAGGGATCAAGAAGTGAACGCGCGGGTCACCGTCGAACTCGCGCGCCAGCATGCAGTAGGCGAGCCAGTCGAACGAGGTATGGTTTCGGCCCTTGGCGCGGATTTTTTGCGTGTTGCGGCCGTGGTTGCCGGACACACACGGCACGAATACCTGCCCGAACTCATCGGCCAGAGCGCGGATGCACCAGGCGAGCACGCCGATCAGGTCAATCACGCAGGGCATGATGTCGACCTCGTTGCTGACGGCGAGTTCGTCGTGGATGTCGCCCGATACCATGTCGCCGCCGAGCGCGAACACGATCCCCGGGTACTTGGCCCCAGCAAAACAATCGCGCAACAGCATCACGGTCTTCTCGATCATGCGACGGGCGCGCCGGTGCGCGATCGCGAGGTTGTACTCGTTCACGCCGTTGATCTGCTGCGGATCGACTACCTCGGCCCAGTGCCAATCGGAGGCGAACAGCGTAGGAACCCCGAGCACCTTGCCATCGAACCCACGCCGCACCAGCCAATCAGGCGGCTCAACTGGCGCCCGCGACAGCCCGATGATCTTGCGCTTCACATACTCGGCGTCGAGTTCGTTGCCCTTCATGGCCGCCAACTGCGCCCGAAGCGCCTTGACCTCAGGGTCAGGCAATTGGGTGGACTGCTCGACTGTGTGACTGGGCGGCTTGGCCGCAGCTGCGGCACCCCGATTCGGCGAACGCGGATCGTCGCAATTCAGCTCGTAGCCCTTGGCGCGCAGCCGGGCTGCACGGTCGTGCACGGCGCGCTCGGTAATGCTGAGGCGCTTGGCCACTTTAGAGGGGCTGCCGAGCTCAACCCAGGCTGCCACAAAATCTGCTGTTTCAATTTTGGTCGCCATCAATGCCCTCCCGTCAGCGCCTTCTTGGCCCACTCCAACAGGCCGCCACCAAAAATACCAATCACGAGCATCGTGATTGCGATGGTGGCCGTGGTCAGCATCTGCTTGCGCACGCCGGCGAGCGTTCTTACCAGGTTGCGCGCTTCGCGCAGTTCTTCGGCGGCGTCCTTGTCTCCCAGTCCGAGCTTGGCGAGCGCCTGGTTTGCCCCTTCCTCGGCTGCCGAACGCATAAGCTCTTTGAACTCATCGAGCGGCAGGATGACGCGGTCGTCTGCAGCGCATTTCGGTGCAGTCATTATTTTTCCCTGAAATAGGCTTGGTACTTCGGTCGGCGCACGATCATTACGTTGCGCACGTGGGTGTTGGTGATGTCGGCGAACGACTGACCGTAGCCGGCGTGGCGCACCTTCGACTGCGTGCTGCTGCGCTCGAGGTGGCCGAACCAGCGGCCCGGGTCGCAGCCACGCGTATTGGCGCACTTGCGCCGGCGCTTAATCACGGAACCCAGCCCCGAGTTGTGCGAGGCGTCCATCATCGCCAGCCGGTCGTAGTCGGTAGACGCCCACTTGATCAGGCGGTAGGCATCGCGGTTTTTCAGCACTACGGCCGGCAGCTGGTAGTGCGGAGCGTAGGCATTTGCCCAGGACCAGCCGCGCAGCGCTTCCGGGTGGGCGGCAGTCATCTCGCCGATGGCATCGAAGCGAACGCTGCCATCCTTGTTGAATGCCTTGGTGAACTGCCCCAGTCCGGCGCCTAGCTCGCGGGAGGTGTGCAGCTTGGCATTGACGCGCCAGCCGCTTTCCTGCTCGACCTGCGCCGCCAGCACCGAGCGCGCCGGCATGTCCGGCCAGTATTGCCCGATGGACGCCGCCAGCAGCGGCAGCAGGGCCAGCGCGCCGGCGCTCAGCCCCGCAGCCACAGCACACCGCCGATCAGCACCGCCGCCATGAACAGCCGGTCGGCCAGCACCACGAGCGCGGCACCGACCGGAGAATGCAGCGCGATGTCGCCAGCTTGGGAAACATCGACGTGGAACAGCGACTTGCGCAGCACCAGGGCGACGCCGACCAGCACCGGCAGGGCCAGGCCCAGCTGCAGCCAGGTTTCGGCAATCACGCGGTCGATTGCGAACAGCGCGAGGGTGAACGGCAGGATCAGCAGATAGACGCGGTAGTCGTGCAGGCGTTTGAACATTTGGGAACCTCCAGAAATGAAATCGCCCGCGAGCGGCGGGCGATATAAAGGCGAAGGGCCGCGAGATGCGGCCCTAGTTGCGAGGCATGATGGGGTTGAATGTGAGCACGATCGGCACCCGGTCGGGCTCGCCGGGGTGCTGGACGGCACCCATCAGCTTCCAGCCGAGATACAGGCGCAGGCAGCGGCCAGGCAGGGTCGGCCAGACCACATACAGCATCCAGGCCGGGCCGACGCGCGCCCAGCACCAGCCGGGGGCATAGGGCTGGTTGCTGATCAACGGATTGCCCCGCACTCGGCGCGCCATGGTGCGGTCGACGGTGACGCCGGCG
It contains:
- a CDS encoding transglycosylase SLT domain-containing protein, encoding MAAGLSAGALALLPLLAASIGQYWPDMPARSVLAAQVEQESGWRVNAKLHTSRELGAGLGQFTKAFNKDGSVRFDAIGEMTAAHPEALRGWSWANAYAPHYQLPAVVLKNRDAYRLIKWASTDYDRLAMMDASHNSGLGSVIKRRRKCANTRGCDPGRWFGHLERSSTQSKVRHAGYGQSFADITNTHVRNVMIVRRPKYQAYFREK
- a CDS encoding DUF6127 family protein, coding for MTAPKCAADDRVILPLDEFKELMRSAAEEGANQALAKLGLGDKDAAEELREARNLVRTLAGVRKQMLTTATIAITMLVIGIFGGGLLEWAKKALTGGH